In Emys orbicularis isolate rEmyOrb1 chromosome 12, rEmyOrb1.hap1, whole genome shotgun sequence, one genomic interval encodes:
- the LOC135886221 gene encoding olfactory receptor 5V1-like, with protein sequence MLIMLVIKTDPHLHSPMYFFLFHLSFFDVCYSSVTLPNMLKIFITDKNTISFNGCIAQMCFILLTGCTEIFMLSAMAYDRYAAICHPLQYATTMNIQVCSQLVGGAWSISLFYSLVNTIPVSYLHFCGPNQVSGFSCELPSLLDLSCMKTLPNEMVFIASAAILGLIAFPPTVISYIHIISTILRIRSVEGRRKAFSTCSSHLIVVTLYYGTALFRYLRPNSASSVVLDRVLSIQYGILTPMLNPIIYSLKNKEVKTALKRILGGKSHISHVM encoded by the coding sequence ATGCTGATTATGCTGGTGATAAAGACTGATCCACACCTTCACTCTCCCATGTATTTTTTCCTATTCCATTTATCCTTTTTTGATGTCTGCTATTCCTCAGTCACTCTCCCTAACATGCTGAAGATCTTCATAACAGATAAGAACACAATTTCTTTCAATGGCTGCATTGCCCAGATGTGCTTCATTCTTCTGACAGGCTGCACTGAAATTTTCATGCTCTCAGCGATGGCTTATGACCGATATGCTGCCATATGTCACCCACTGCAATATGCAACAACTATGAATATACAAGTTTGCAGTCAATTGGTGGGTGGTGCCTGGTCAATTAGCTTATTCTATTCACTGGTAAACACCATTCCTGTGTCATATTTACACTTCTGTGGGCCAAATCAAGTCAGTGGTTTCAGTTGTGAGCTCCCTTCTCTGTTAGACTTGTCCTGCATGAAGACCCTCCCCAATGAAATGGTGTTTATCGCTTCTGCGGCAATTTTAGGATTGATTGCATTCCCCCCTACTGTGATCTCCTACATCCACATCATCTCCACCATCTTGAGGATACGCTCCGTGGAGGGCAGgcgtaaagccttctccacctgcagctcccacctcatTGTTGTGACCTTATACTATGGGACTGCTTTGTTTAGATACTTGAGACCCAACTCAGCCTCCTCAGTTGTTCTAGACAGGGTATTATCCATCCAGTATGGCATCTTAacccccatgttaaaccccatTATCTACAGCCTGAAAAATAAGGAGGTGAAAACAGCTCTGAAGAGAATATTGGGAGGGAAATCTCATATTTCTCATGTAATGTAA
- the LOC135886913 gene encoding olfactory receptor 13G1-like, which produces MEPSNHTRVTEFIMQGLFDHPHHQGLFFGLFLCLYTAVVMGNSLIIAAIVLHPPLHTPMYFFIANLAIVDIFCTSSVLPKMMKNLMQEKKTISFDGCMAQLFAFTLSGGTELVLLTAMSYDRYVAICHPLRYVNLMTKRICISLAVGVWSVSITNSLVHTLLMLRLDFCGPKLIQHFFCEIPPLLALSCSSIYFNEIMIFIANTFLAMGNFLLTTVSYSFILITILKIQSFKGKQRAFSTCSSHLLVVTLFYSSIIYTYIRPTSSDSLAKDKMAAIMYTLVIPTMNPLIYTLRNKEVKVAFGKIFSFRKK; this is translated from the coding sequence ATGGAACCCAGTAACCACACCAGGGTGACCGAGTTCATCATGCAGGGGCTCTTTGACCATCCTCACCATCAGGGGCTGTTCTTTGGGCTATTCCTGTGCCTTTACACAGCCGTTGTCATGGGCAATTCCCTGATCATTGCGGCTATTGTCCTCCATCCacctctccacacccccatgtacttcttcatCGCCAACTTGGCCATCGTCGACATTTTCTGCACCTCCTCAGTTCTTCCCAAGATGATGAAAAACCTGATGCAGGAGAAGAAAACTATCTCTTTTGATGGCTGCATGGCCCAGCTCTTTGCTTTCACTTTATCTGGGGGGACGGAGCTTGTGCTCCTCACTGCCATGTCATATGACCGGTATGTAGCCATCTGTCACCCCTTGCGCTATGTCAACCTCATGACCAAGAGAATTTGCATTAGTTTAGCAGTTGGTGTCTGGTCTGTCAGTATTACCAATTCATTGGTGCACACACTGCTTATGCTGCGTCTGGATTTCTGTGGACCCAAACTCATCCAACATTTCTTCTGTGAGATCCCTCCATTGCTGGCACTGTCCTGCAGTTCCATCTACTTCAATGAAATCATGATCTTCATTGCAAACACCTTCCTGGCTATGGGGAACTTCCTGCTGACCACTGTGTCATATAGCTTCATCCTCATCACCATCCTGAAAATCCAGAGCTTCAAAGGGAAGCAGAGAGCCTTCTCCACCTGTTCTTCCCATCTGCTCGTGGTCACCTTGTTCTACTCTTCCATCATCTACACCTATATCCGGCCAACCTCCAGTGACTCTCTGGCTAAAGACAAGATGGCAGCCATAATGTACACCCTGGTGATTCCCACCATGAACCCTCTGATCTACACTCTACGTAATAAGGAGGTCAAAGTGGCCTTTGGGAAAATCTTTTCAttcaggaaaaaataa